In the Micromonospora narathiwatensis genome, one interval contains:
- a CDS encoding S-(hydroxymethyl)mycothiol dehydrogenase, translated as MSQRVRGVVSRRKGAPVEVTTIVVPDPGPGEAVVRVQSCGVCHTDLHYREGGITDDYPFLLGHEAAGVVERVGEGVTDVAPGDFVVLNWRAVCGQCRACRRGRPWYCFNTHNAAQKMTLTDGTALAPALGIGAFAEKTLVHAGQCTKVDPAARPAAVGLLGCGVMAGLGAAMNTGQVTRGDSVAVIGCGGVGDAAVAGAALAGATTIIAVDTDSRKLDWARRFGATHTVNGSEDDPVEAIRAATGGFGADVVIDAVGRPETWKQAFYARDLAGTVVLVGVPTPEMRIELPLLDVFGRGGALKSSWYGDCLPSRDFPMLTELYRQGRLDLDAFVTEEITLDQVEEAFTRMHHGDVLRSVVVFA; from the coding sequence GTGAGCCAGCGAGTCCGGGGAGTCGTGTCGCGGCGCAAGGGCGCGCCGGTGGAGGTCACCACGATCGTGGTGCCGGACCCGGGGCCGGGCGAGGCGGTGGTCCGGGTCCAGTCCTGCGGGGTGTGCCACACCGACCTGCACTACCGCGAGGGTGGCATCACCGACGACTACCCGTTCCTGCTCGGCCACGAGGCCGCCGGCGTCGTCGAACGAGTCGGCGAGGGCGTCACCGACGTGGCCCCCGGCGACTTCGTGGTGCTCAACTGGCGGGCGGTCTGCGGGCAGTGCCGGGCCTGCCGCCGGGGTCGCCCGTGGTACTGCTTCAACACCCACAACGCGGCCCAGAAGATGACGCTCACCGACGGCACGGCACTCGCGCCGGCCCTCGGCATCGGCGCGTTCGCCGAGAAGACCCTGGTCCACGCCGGCCAGTGCACCAAGGTGGACCCGGCCGCCCGGCCGGCCGCCGTCGGTCTGCTCGGCTGCGGGGTGATGGCGGGCCTCGGCGCGGCGATGAACACCGGCCAGGTGACCCGGGGCGACTCGGTCGCGGTGATCGGCTGTGGCGGCGTCGGCGACGCCGCGGTGGCCGGCGCGGCCCTGGCCGGGGCGACGACGATCATCGCGGTCGACACCGACTCCCGCAAGCTCGACTGGGCGCGCCGGTTCGGCGCCACGCACACCGTCAACGGCTCCGAGGACGACCCGGTCGAGGCGATCCGCGCCGCGACCGGCGGCTTCGGCGCCGACGTGGTGATCGACGCGGTGGGCCGCCCGGAGACCTGGAAGCAGGCCTTCTACGCCCGGGACCTGGCCGGCACGGTGGTGCTGGTGGGCGTACCCACCCCGGAGATGCGGATCGAGCTGCCGTTGCTGGACGTCTTCGGTCGCGGCGGTGCGCTCAAGTCCAGCTGGTACGGCGACTGCCTGCCCAGCCGCGACTTCCCGATGCTCACCGAGCTGTACCGGCAGGGCCGTCTCGACCTGGACGCGTTCGTCACCGAGGAGATCACCCTCGACCAGGTCGAGGAGGCGTTCACCCGGATGCACCACGGCGACGTGCTCCGCTCGGTGGTGGTCTTCGCGTGA
- a CDS encoding MBL fold metallo-hydrolase — MTARVDHTVTSGTFSLDGQTFDVDNNVWVIGDDTECVVVDAPHDVAAIRKVVGDRQVVAILATHAHDDHVRVAPELARTTGAPVLLHPADRVLWDLVHPDTPPDGELADGQTVQVGGATLRVLHTPGHSPGACSLHVPDLGVVFTGDTLFAGGPGATGRSHSDFGTIIESIRTRLLTLPPETVVHTGHGDDTTIGAEAPHLDEWIARGH; from the coding sequence GTGACCGCCCGCGTCGACCACACCGTCACCTCCGGCACGTTCTCCCTCGACGGGCAGACCTTCGACGTCGACAACAACGTCTGGGTGATCGGCGACGACACCGAGTGCGTCGTCGTCGACGCGCCGCACGACGTGGCCGCCATCCGCAAGGTCGTCGGCGACCGCCAGGTGGTCGCCATCCTGGCCACCCACGCCCACGACGACCACGTACGGGTCGCGCCCGAGCTGGCCCGGACCACCGGCGCGCCGGTGCTGCTGCACCCCGCCGACCGGGTGCTCTGGGACCTGGTCCACCCCGACACCCCACCCGACGGCGAACTGGCCGACGGTCAGACCGTCCAGGTCGGCGGCGCCACCCTGCGCGTGCTGCACACCCCCGGCCACAGCCCCGGGGCGTGCAGCCTGCACGTCCCCGACCTCGGCGTCGTCTTCACCGGCGACACCCTGTTCGCCGGCGGGCCGGGCGCCACCGGCCGCTCCCACAGCGACTTCGGCACCATCATCGAGTCCATCCGCACCCGGCTGCTCACCCTGCCGCCGGAGACCGTCGTCCACACCGGACACGGCGACGACACCACCATCGGCGCGGAGGCGCCGCACCTCGACGAGTGGATCGCCCGGGGACACTGA
- a CDS encoding DUF1062 domain-containing protein yields the protein MDCRSESATTGEGRFRVNANGKLLDVWLLVRCVSCDRTSKLTVHERAPVRSFDPAELDGYHANDPELVASRLLDPLLARRNRFALDWKGAWRLDTPSTGLDEAWPVKAEVVFEDPVPVRPERLIAQGLGLSRNEVLRRSKCDIPLRRPTSAGFTFTVLAGD from the coding sequence GTGGACTGCCGGTCGGAGTCGGCCACCACCGGCGAGGGCAGGTTCCGCGTCAACGCCAACGGCAAGCTGCTGGACGTGTGGCTGCTGGTCCGCTGCGTATCCTGCGATCGGACGAGCAAGCTCACCGTGCACGAGCGGGCGCCGGTCAGATCATTCGATCCGGCCGAGCTCGACGGCTATCACGCCAACGATCCGGAGCTGGTGGCGTCCCGGCTGTTGGATCCGCTGCTCGCCCGGCGCAACCGCTTCGCCCTGGACTGGAAGGGGGCCTGGCGGCTGGACACCCCGTCGACAGGGCTCGACGAGGCGTGGCCGGTCAAGGCGGAGGTCGTCTTCGAGGATCCGGTGCCGGTGCGCCCGGAGCGGCTCATCGCGCAGGGGCTCGGCCTGAGCAGGAACGAGGTACTGCGCCGGAGCAAGTGCGACATTCCGCTGCGCCGTCCGACGAGCGCCGGTTTCACCTTTACCGTGCTGGCCGGCGACTAG
- a CDS encoding VOC family protein, with protein sequence MTTPGNNQPPTVRQLRLVVEADDYDAAVAFFRDALGLPEQAAYSGGDGARVVILEAGRATLELANPAQKRMIDEVEVGRQVAPCLRVAFEVDDSRAVTERLVAAGATEVAPPTVTPWQSLNARLDAPAGLHLTVFQELRTPEERAATDGFGTDA encoded by the coding sequence ATGACCACGCCGGGGAACAACCAGCCGCCGACCGTACGCCAGCTCCGCCTCGTCGTCGAGGCCGACGACTACGACGCGGCGGTCGCCTTCTTCCGCGACGCCCTGGGCCTGCCCGAGCAGGCGGCGTACTCGGGCGGCGACGGTGCGCGGGTGGTGATCCTGGAGGCCGGTCGGGCCACCCTGGAGCTGGCGAATCCCGCGCAGAAGCGGATGATCGACGAGGTGGAGGTCGGCCGGCAGGTCGCGCCGTGCCTGCGGGTGGCGTTCGAAGTGGACGACAGCCGCGCGGTGACCGAGCGCCTGGTCGCGGCGGGCGCCACCGAGGTCGCCCCGCCGACCGTCACGCCGTGGCAGTCCCTCAACGCCCGTCTCGACGCCCCGGCGGGGCTGCACCTCACGGTGTTCCAGGAGCTGCGTACCCCCGAGGAACGTGCCGCCACGGACGGCTTCGGCACCGACGCCTGA